One Cyprinus carpio isolate SPL01 chromosome A16, ASM1834038v1, whole genome shotgun sequence genomic region harbors:
- the LOC109105722 gene encoding auxin response factor 19-like isoform X5, protein MGCIGSRTLTTDGVPVQKDGEQLSMEDTTSILPRLKKRNSNAYGIGALAKSSLTGVSGVTRSMKDKVTKPTAMAQGRVAHMIEWQSWGMQTVGVGGSGTGRTSSLHLQQERKLENDAYSDLSDGEKEARFAAGVLQQFAISEATLLAWSSMDGESTSVGSNQGSIAHLSEANQESITSRDQIVHHSSAEVWPHNYVSQGLYCLSSSDAWEPISNEQSGVASPATSSYVMAVGTEGGYDPNSAAQFLSQQQQQQQYQNQLQQIQTLHQIHQYQQQQLLQYQQQQQMLEQRLQSATQSLQATPNSTIHSLPPLTHPPLVDLWGAVQTEAYQADMVGYMGMPVAVDGNLTAPTEEVTTDRSPLLEAQEEEEIKEEEVTLCMEPEPVTLIPSPVTQEVTSTGGSSPGQAPGESSTERKVFDVSPSVIEELEEKEESESSSVDTTATN, encoded by the exons CAACAGATGGAGTTCCCGTGCAGAAGGATGGGGAACAG TTGTCCATGGAGGACACAACCTCAATCCTCCCTCGACTGAAGAAGCGGAACTCCAATGCCTATGGAATCGGCGCTCTGGCTAAGTCCTCTCTGACAGGTGTGTCAG GAGTGACTCGCTCTATGAAGGACAAGGTGACAAAGCCAACAGCGATGGCCCAGGGGCGTGTGGCCCACATGATTGAGTGGCAGAGCTGGGGCATGCAGACGGTGGGTGTGGGGGGCAGTGGAACGGGACGCACCTCCAGTCTGCACCTCCAACAAGAGCGCAAGCTGGAGAATGACGCATACAGCGACCTCAGTGATGGAGAGAAGGAGGCTCGCTTCGCTGCAG GTGTGCTTCAGCAGTTTGCGATCTCTGAGGCAACGCTGCTGGCCTGGAGCTCTATGGACGGCGAGAGCACAAGTGTTGGATCTAATCAGGGAAGCATAGCCCACCTGAGCGAGGCCAACCAGGAAAGCATTACCAGCCGAG acCAGATAGTGCACCATTCTTCTGCAGAGGTGTGGCCTCACAATTACGTCTCCCAGGGTCTTTATTGCCTTTCTTCCTCTGATGCTTGGGAGCCAATTAGTAATGAACAGTCAGGTGTGGCCTCTCCTGCCACCAGTTCATATGTCATGGCTGTCGGGACTGAGGGAGGATATGACCCAAATTCAGCAGCTCAATTCCTGTcacaacagcaacagcagcagcagtatcaGAACCAATTACAGCAGATCCAGACCCTGCACCAGATCCATCAATACCAGCAGCAACAGCTCCTGCAGtatcaacaacagcaacag ATGTTGGAGCAAAGACTACAGAGTGCAACTCAGTCTTTACAAGCTACTCCCAACAGCACCATCCACAGCCTGCCGCCCCTCACTCACCCGCCATTAGTGGATCTGTGGGGGGCAGTGCAGACAGAGGCCTATCAGGCAGACATGGTGGGCTACATGGGTATGCCTGTAGCAGTAGATGGAAATCTAACAGCCCCCACAGAGGAGGTGACAACAGATCGCTCACCTTTACTGGAAGCCCAGGAGGAGGAAGAGATCAAA GAGGAAGAGGTAACGTTATGTATGGAACCAGAACCAGTAACATTAATTCCATCTCCAGTAACGCAGGAAGTGACCTCGACGGGAGGAAGCAGTCCAGGTCAAGCCCCTGGAGAATCCAGCACAGAGCGCAAGgtgtttgatgtctcgccatctGTAATTGAAGAGCTTGAGGAAAAGGAGGAGTCCGAATCATCGTCTGTAGACACCACGGCAACCAACTAA
- the LOC109105722 gene encoding auxin response factor 19-like isoform X1 — MGCIGSRTLTTDGVPVQKDGEQPSPASSKPSISSSFLFSVPFFSLECLPSFQLSMEDTTSILPRLKKRNSNAYGIGALAKSSLTGVSGVTRSMKDKVTKPTAMAQGRVAHMIEWQSWGMQTVGVGGSGTGRTSSLHLQQERKLENDAYSDLSDGEKEARFAAGVLQQFAISEATLLAWSSMDGESTSVGSNQGSIAHLSEANQESITSRDQIVHHSSAEVWPHNYVSQGLYCLSSSDAWEPISNEQSGVASPATSSYVMAVGTEGGYDPNSAAQFLSQQQQQQQYQNQLQQIQTLHQIHQYQQQQLLQYQQQQQMLEQRLQSATQSLQATPNSTIHSLPPLTHPPLVDLWGAVQTEAYQADMVGYMGMPVAVDGNLTAPTEEVTTDRSPLLEAQEEEEIKEEEVTLCMEPEPVTLIPSPVTQEVTSTGGSSPGQAPGESSTERKVFDVSPSVIEELEEKEESESSSVDTTATN; from the exons CAACAGATGGAGTTCCCGTGCAGAAGGATGGGGAACAG CCGTCTCCTGCTTCATCAAAACCATCTATTTCTTCATCCTTCCTATTTTCTGTCCCATTTTTCTCTCTTGAATGCCTTCCTTCATTTCAGTTGTCCATGGAGGACACAACCTCAATCCTCCCTCGACTGAAGAAGCGGAACTCCAATGCCTATGGAATCGGCGCTCTGGCTAAGTCCTCTCTGACAGGTGTGTCAG GAGTGACTCGCTCTATGAAGGACAAGGTGACAAAGCCAACAGCGATGGCCCAGGGGCGTGTGGCCCACATGATTGAGTGGCAGAGCTGGGGCATGCAGACGGTGGGTGTGGGGGGCAGTGGAACGGGACGCACCTCCAGTCTGCACCTCCAACAAGAGCGCAAGCTGGAGAATGACGCATACAGCGACCTCAGTGATGGAGAGAAGGAGGCTCGCTTCGCTGCAG GTGTGCTTCAGCAGTTTGCGATCTCTGAGGCAACGCTGCTGGCCTGGAGCTCTATGGACGGCGAGAGCACAAGTGTTGGATCTAATCAGGGAAGCATAGCCCACCTGAGCGAGGCCAACCAGGAAAGCATTACCAGCCGAG acCAGATAGTGCACCATTCTTCTGCAGAGGTGTGGCCTCACAATTACGTCTCCCAGGGTCTTTATTGCCTTTCTTCCTCTGATGCTTGGGAGCCAATTAGTAATGAACAGTCAGGTGTGGCCTCTCCTGCCACCAGTTCATATGTCATGGCTGTCGGGACTGAGGGAGGATATGACCCAAATTCAGCAGCTCAATTCCTGTcacaacagcaacagcagcagcagtatcaGAACCAATTACAGCAGATCCAGACCCTGCACCAGATCCATCAATACCAGCAGCAACAGCTCCTGCAGtatcaacaacagcaacag ATGTTGGAGCAAAGACTACAGAGTGCAACTCAGTCTTTACAAGCTACTCCCAACAGCACCATCCACAGCCTGCCGCCCCTCACTCACCCGCCATTAGTGGATCTGTGGGGGGCAGTGCAGACAGAGGCCTATCAGGCAGACATGGTGGGCTACATGGGTATGCCTGTAGCAGTAGATGGAAATCTAACAGCCCCCACAGAGGAGGTGACAACAGATCGCTCACCTTTACTGGAAGCCCAGGAGGAGGAAGAGATCAAA GAGGAAGAGGTAACGTTATGTATGGAACCAGAACCAGTAACATTAATTCCATCTCCAGTAACGCAGGAAGTGACCTCGACGGGAGGAAGCAGTCCAGGTCAAGCCCCTGGAGAATCCAGCACAGAGCGCAAGgtgtttgatgtctcgccatctGTAATTGAAGAGCTTGAGGAAAAGGAGGAGTCCGAATCATCGTCTGTAGACACCACGGCAACCAACTAA
- the LOC109105722 gene encoding auxin response factor 19-like isoform X3 — MGCIGSRTLTTDGVPVQKDGEQHGRTDFSWDGINLSMEDTTSILPRLKKRNSNAYGIGALAKSSLTGVSGVTRSMKDKVTKPTAMAQGRVAHMIEWQSWGMQTVGVGGSGTGRTSSLHLQQERKLENDAYSDLSDGEKEARFAAGVLQQFAISEATLLAWSSMDGESTSVGSNQGSIAHLSEANQESITSRDQIVHHSSAEVWPHNYVSQGLYCLSSSDAWEPISNEQSGVASPATSSYVMAVGTEGGYDPNSAAQFLSQQQQQQQYQNQLQQIQTLHQIHQYQQQQLLQYQQQQQMLEQRLQSATQSLQATPNSTIHSLPPLTHPPLVDLWGAVQTEAYQADMVGYMGMPVAVDGNLTAPTEEVTTDRSPLLEAQEEEEIKEEEVTLCMEPEPVTLIPSPVTQEVTSTGGSSPGQAPGESSTERKVFDVSPSVIEELEEKEESESSSVDTTATN; from the exons CAACAGATGGAGTTCCCGTGCAGAAGGATGGGGAACAG catGGCCGAACAGACTTTTCATGGGATGGAATCAAT TTGTCCATGGAGGACACAACCTCAATCCTCCCTCGACTGAAGAAGCGGAACTCCAATGCCTATGGAATCGGCGCTCTGGCTAAGTCCTCTCTGACAGGTGTGTCAG GAGTGACTCGCTCTATGAAGGACAAGGTGACAAAGCCAACAGCGATGGCCCAGGGGCGTGTGGCCCACATGATTGAGTGGCAGAGCTGGGGCATGCAGACGGTGGGTGTGGGGGGCAGTGGAACGGGACGCACCTCCAGTCTGCACCTCCAACAAGAGCGCAAGCTGGAGAATGACGCATACAGCGACCTCAGTGATGGAGAGAAGGAGGCTCGCTTCGCTGCAG GTGTGCTTCAGCAGTTTGCGATCTCTGAGGCAACGCTGCTGGCCTGGAGCTCTATGGACGGCGAGAGCACAAGTGTTGGATCTAATCAGGGAAGCATAGCCCACCTGAGCGAGGCCAACCAGGAAAGCATTACCAGCCGAG acCAGATAGTGCACCATTCTTCTGCAGAGGTGTGGCCTCACAATTACGTCTCCCAGGGTCTTTATTGCCTTTCTTCCTCTGATGCTTGGGAGCCAATTAGTAATGAACAGTCAGGTGTGGCCTCTCCTGCCACCAGTTCATATGTCATGGCTGTCGGGACTGAGGGAGGATATGACCCAAATTCAGCAGCTCAATTCCTGTcacaacagcaacagcagcagcagtatcaGAACCAATTACAGCAGATCCAGACCCTGCACCAGATCCATCAATACCAGCAGCAACAGCTCCTGCAGtatcaacaacagcaacag ATGTTGGAGCAAAGACTACAGAGTGCAACTCAGTCTTTACAAGCTACTCCCAACAGCACCATCCACAGCCTGCCGCCCCTCACTCACCCGCCATTAGTGGATCTGTGGGGGGCAGTGCAGACAGAGGCCTATCAGGCAGACATGGTGGGCTACATGGGTATGCCTGTAGCAGTAGATGGAAATCTAACAGCCCCCACAGAGGAGGTGACAACAGATCGCTCACCTTTACTGGAAGCCCAGGAGGAGGAAGAGATCAAA GAGGAAGAGGTAACGTTATGTATGGAACCAGAACCAGTAACATTAATTCCATCTCCAGTAACGCAGGAAGTGACCTCGACGGGAGGAAGCAGTCCAGGTCAAGCCCCTGGAGAATCCAGCACAGAGCGCAAGgtgtttgatgtctcgccatctGTAATTGAAGAGCTTGAGGAAAAGGAGGAGTCCGAATCATCGTCTGTAGACACCACGGCAACCAACTAA
- the LOC109105722 gene encoding auxin response factor 19-like isoform X2: protein MGCIGSRTLTTDGVPVQKDGEQPSPASSKPSISSSFLFSVPFFSLECLPSFQLSMEDTTSILPRLKKRNSNAYGIGALAKSSLTGVTRSMKDKVTKPTAMAQGRVAHMIEWQSWGMQTVGVGGSGTGRTSSLHLQQERKLENDAYSDLSDGEKEARFAAGVLQQFAISEATLLAWSSMDGESTSVGSNQGSIAHLSEANQESITSRDQIVHHSSAEVWPHNYVSQGLYCLSSSDAWEPISNEQSGVASPATSSYVMAVGTEGGYDPNSAAQFLSQQQQQQQYQNQLQQIQTLHQIHQYQQQQLLQYQQQQQMLEQRLQSATQSLQATPNSTIHSLPPLTHPPLVDLWGAVQTEAYQADMVGYMGMPVAVDGNLTAPTEEVTTDRSPLLEAQEEEEIKEEEVTLCMEPEPVTLIPSPVTQEVTSTGGSSPGQAPGESSTERKVFDVSPSVIEELEEKEESESSSVDTTATN, encoded by the exons CAACAGATGGAGTTCCCGTGCAGAAGGATGGGGAACAG CCGTCTCCTGCTTCATCAAAACCATCTATTTCTTCATCCTTCCTATTTTCTGTCCCATTTTTCTCTCTTGAATGCCTTCCTTCATTTCAGTTGTCCATGGAGGACACAACCTCAATCCTCCCTCGACTGAAGAAGCGGAACTCCAATGCCTATGGAATCGGCGCTCTGGCTAAGTCCTCTCTGACAG GAGTGACTCGCTCTATGAAGGACAAGGTGACAAAGCCAACAGCGATGGCCCAGGGGCGTGTGGCCCACATGATTGAGTGGCAGAGCTGGGGCATGCAGACGGTGGGTGTGGGGGGCAGTGGAACGGGACGCACCTCCAGTCTGCACCTCCAACAAGAGCGCAAGCTGGAGAATGACGCATACAGCGACCTCAGTGATGGAGAGAAGGAGGCTCGCTTCGCTGCAG GTGTGCTTCAGCAGTTTGCGATCTCTGAGGCAACGCTGCTGGCCTGGAGCTCTATGGACGGCGAGAGCACAAGTGTTGGATCTAATCAGGGAAGCATAGCCCACCTGAGCGAGGCCAACCAGGAAAGCATTACCAGCCGAG acCAGATAGTGCACCATTCTTCTGCAGAGGTGTGGCCTCACAATTACGTCTCCCAGGGTCTTTATTGCCTTTCTTCCTCTGATGCTTGGGAGCCAATTAGTAATGAACAGTCAGGTGTGGCCTCTCCTGCCACCAGTTCATATGTCATGGCTGTCGGGACTGAGGGAGGATATGACCCAAATTCAGCAGCTCAATTCCTGTcacaacagcaacagcagcagcagtatcaGAACCAATTACAGCAGATCCAGACCCTGCACCAGATCCATCAATACCAGCAGCAACAGCTCCTGCAGtatcaacaacagcaacag ATGTTGGAGCAAAGACTACAGAGTGCAACTCAGTCTTTACAAGCTACTCCCAACAGCACCATCCACAGCCTGCCGCCCCTCACTCACCCGCCATTAGTGGATCTGTGGGGGGCAGTGCAGACAGAGGCCTATCAGGCAGACATGGTGGGCTACATGGGTATGCCTGTAGCAGTAGATGGAAATCTAACAGCCCCCACAGAGGAGGTGACAACAGATCGCTCACCTTTACTGGAAGCCCAGGAGGAGGAAGAGATCAAA GAGGAAGAGGTAACGTTATGTATGGAACCAGAACCAGTAACATTAATTCCATCTCCAGTAACGCAGGAAGTGACCTCGACGGGAGGAAGCAGTCCAGGTCAAGCCCCTGGAGAATCCAGCACAGAGCGCAAGgtgtttgatgtctcgccatctGTAATTGAAGAGCTTGAGGAAAAGGAGGAGTCCGAATCATCGTCTGTAGACACCACGGCAACCAACTAA
- the LOC109105722 gene encoding auxin response factor 19-like isoform X4, whose product MGCIGSRTLTTDGVPVQKDGEQHGRTDFSWDGINLSMEDTTSILPRLKKRNSNAYGIGALAKSSLTGVTRSMKDKVTKPTAMAQGRVAHMIEWQSWGMQTVGVGGSGTGRTSSLHLQQERKLENDAYSDLSDGEKEARFAAGVLQQFAISEATLLAWSSMDGESTSVGSNQGSIAHLSEANQESITSRDQIVHHSSAEVWPHNYVSQGLYCLSSSDAWEPISNEQSGVASPATSSYVMAVGTEGGYDPNSAAQFLSQQQQQQQYQNQLQQIQTLHQIHQYQQQQLLQYQQQQQMLEQRLQSATQSLQATPNSTIHSLPPLTHPPLVDLWGAVQTEAYQADMVGYMGMPVAVDGNLTAPTEEVTTDRSPLLEAQEEEEIKEEEVTLCMEPEPVTLIPSPVTQEVTSTGGSSPGQAPGESSTERKVFDVSPSVIEELEEKEESESSSVDTTATN is encoded by the exons CAACAGATGGAGTTCCCGTGCAGAAGGATGGGGAACAG catGGCCGAACAGACTTTTCATGGGATGGAATCAAT TTGTCCATGGAGGACACAACCTCAATCCTCCCTCGACTGAAGAAGCGGAACTCCAATGCCTATGGAATCGGCGCTCTGGCTAAGTCCTCTCTGACAG GAGTGACTCGCTCTATGAAGGACAAGGTGACAAAGCCAACAGCGATGGCCCAGGGGCGTGTGGCCCACATGATTGAGTGGCAGAGCTGGGGCATGCAGACGGTGGGTGTGGGGGGCAGTGGAACGGGACGCACCTCCAGTCTGCACCTCCAACAAGAGCGCAAGCTGGAGAATGACGCATACAGCGACCTCAGTGATGGAGAGAAGGAGGCTCGCTTCGCTGCAG GTGTGCTTCAGCAGTTTGCGATCTCTGAGGCAACGCTGCTGGCCTGGAGCTCTATGGACGGCGAGAGCACAAGTGTTGGATCTAATCAGGGAAGCATAGCCCACCTGAGCGAGGCCAACCAGGAAAGCATTACCAGCCGAG acCAGATAGTGCACCATTCTTCTGCAGAGGTGTGGCCTCACAATTACGTCTCCCAGGGTCTTTATTGCCTTTCTTCCTCTGATGCTTGGGAGCCAATTAGTAATGAACAGTCAGGTGTGGCCTCTCCTGCCACCAGTTCATATGTCATGGCTGTCGGGACTGAGGGAGGATATGACCCAAATTCAGCAGCTCAATTCCTGTcacaacagcaacagcagcagcagtatcaGAACCAATTACAGCAGATCCAGACCCTGCACCAGATCCATCAATACCAGCAGCAACAGCTCCTGCAGtatcaacaacagcaacag ATGTTGGAGCAAAGACTACAGAGTGCAACTCAGTCTTTACAAGCTACTCCCAACAGCACCATCCACAGCCTGCCGCCCCTCACTCACCCGCCATTAGTGGATCTGTGGGGGGCAGTGCAGACAGAGGCCTATCAGGCAGACATGGTGGGCTACATGGGTATGCCTGTAGCAGTAGATGGAAATCTAACAGCCCCCACAGAGGAGGTGACAACAGATCGCTCACCTTTACTGGAAGCCCAGGAGGAGGAAGAGATCAAA GAGGAAGAGGTAACGTTATGTATGGAACCAGAACCAGTAACATTAATTCCATCTCCAGTAACGCAGGAAGTGACCTCGACGGGAGGAAGCAGTCCAGGTCAAGCCCCTGGAGAATCCAGCACAGAGCGCAAGgtgtttgatgtctcgccatctGTAATTGAAGAGCTTGAGGAAAAGGAGGAGTCCGAATCATCGTCTGTAGACACCACGGCAACCAACTAA
- the LOC109105722 gene encoding auxin response factor 19-like isoform X7: MYRLSNTDNRWSSRAEGWGTGVTRSMKDKVTKPTAMAQGRVAHMIEWQSWGMQTVGVGGSGTGRTSSLHLQQERKLENDAYSDLSDGEKEARFAAGVLQQFAISEATLLAWSSMDGESTSVGSNQGSIAHLSEANQESITSRDQIVHHSSAEVWPHNYVSQGLYCLSSSDAWEPISNEQSGVASPATSSYVMAVGTEGGYDPNSAAQFLSQQQQQQQYQNQLQQIQTLHQIHQYQQQQLLQYQQQQQMLEQRLQSATQSLQATPNSTIHSLPPLTHPPLVDLWGAVQTEAYQADMVGYMGMPVAVDGNLTAPTEEVTTDRSPLLEAQEEEEIKEEEVTLCMEPEPVTLIPSPVTQEVTSTGGSSPGQAPGESSTERKVFDVSPSVIEELEEKEESESSSVDTTATN, encoded by the exons CAACAGATGGAGTTCCCGTGCAGAAGGATGGGGAACAG GAGTGACTCGCTCTATGAAGGACAAGGTGACAAAGCCAACAGCGATGGCCCAGGGGCGTGTGGCCCACATGATTGAGTGGCAGAGCTGGGGCATGCAGACGGTGGGTGTGGGGGGCAGTGGAACGGGACGCACCTCCAGTCTGCACCTCCAACAAGAGCGCAAGCTGGAGAATGACGCATACAGCGACCTCAGTGATGGAGAGAAGGAGGCTCGCTTCGCTGCAG GTGTGCTTCAGCAGTTTGCGATCTCTGAGGCAACGCTGCTGGCCTGGAGCTCTATGGACGGCGAGAGCACAAGTGTTGGATCTAATCAGGGAAGCATAGCCCACCTGAGCGAGGCCAACCAGGAAAGCATTACCAGCCGAG acCAGATAGTGCACCATTCTTCTGCAGAGGTGTGGCCTCACAATTACGTCTCCCAGGGTCTTTATTGCCTTTCTTCCTCTGATGCTTGGGAGCCAATTAGTAATGAACAGTCAGGTGTGGCCTCTCCTGCCACCAGTTCATATGTCATGGCTGTCGGGACTGAGGGAGGATATGACCCAAATTCAGCAGCTCAATTCCTGTcacaacagcaacagcagcagcagtatcaGAACCAATTACAGCAGATCCAGACCCTGCACCAGATCCATCAATACCAGCAGCAACAGCTCCTGCAGtatcaacaacagcaacag ATGTTGGAGCAAAGACTACAGAGTGCAACTCAGTCTTTACAAGCTACTCCCAACAGCACCATCCACAGCCTGCCGCCCCTCACTCACCCGCCATTAGTGGATCTGTGGGGGGCAGTGCAGACAGAGGCCTATCAGGCAGACATGGTGGGCTACATGGGTATGCCTGTAGCAGTAGATGGAAATCTAACAGCCCCCACAGAGGAGGTGACAACAGATCGCTCACCTTTACTGGAAGCCCAGGAGGAGGAAGAGATCAAA GAGGAAGAGGTAACGTTATGTATGGAACCAGAACCAGTAACATTAATTCCATCTCCAGTAACGCAGGAAGTGACCTCGACGGGAGGAAGCAGTCCAGGTCAAGCCCCTGGAGAATCCAGCACAGAGCGCAAGgtgtttgatgtctcgccatctGTAATTGAAGAGCTTGAGGAAAAGGAGGAGTCCGAATCATCGTCTGTAGACACCACGGCAACCAACTAA
- the LOC109105722 gene encoding auxin response factor 19-like isoform X6: MGCIGSRTLTTDGVPVQKDGEQLSMEDTTSILPRLKKRNSNAYGIGALAKSSLTGVTRSMKDKVTKPTAMAQGRVAHMIEWQSWGMQTVGVGGSGTGRTSSLHLQQERKLENDAYSDLSDGEKEARFAAGVLQQFAISEATLLAWSSMDGESTSVGSNQGSIAHLSEANQESITSRDQIVHHSSAEVWPHNYVSQGLYCLSSSDAWEPISNEQSGVASPATSSYVMAVGTEGGYDPNSAAQFLSQQQQQQQYQNQLQQIQTLHQIHQYQQQQLLQYQQQQQMLEQRLQSATQSLQATPNSTIHSLPPLTHPPLVDLWGAVQTEAYQADMVGYMGMPVAVDGNLTAPTEEVTTDRSPLLEAQEEEEIKEEEVTLCMEPEPVTLIPSPVTQEVTSTGGSSPGQAPGESSTERKVFDVSPSVIEELEEKEESESSSVDTTATN; this comes from the exons CAACAGATGGAGTTCCCGTGCAGAAGGATGGGGAACAG TTGTCCATGGAGGACACAACCTCAATCCTCCCTCGACTGAAGAAGCGGAACTCCAATGCCTATGGAATCGGCGCTCTGGCTAAGTCCTCTCTGACAG GAGTGACTCGCTCTATGAAGGACAAGGTGACAAAGCCAACAGCGATGGCCCAGGGGCGTGTGGCCCACATGATTGAGTGGCAGAGCTGGGGCATGCAGACGGTGGGTGTGGGGGGCAGTGGAACGGGACGCACCTCCAGTCTGCACCTCCAACAAGAGCGCAAGCTGGAGAATGACGCATACAGCGACCTCAGTGATGGAGAGAAGGAGGCTCGCTTCGCTGCAG GTGTGCTTCAGCAGTTTGCGATCTCTGAGGCAACGCTGCTGGCCTGGAGCTCTATGGACGGCGAGAGCACAAGTGTTGGATCTAATCAGGGAAGCATAGCCCACCTGAGCGAGGCCAACCAGGAAAGCATTACCAGCCGAG acCAGATAGTGCACCATTCTTCTGCAGAGGTGTGGCCTCACAATTACGTCTCCCAGGGTCTTTATTGCCTTTCTTCCTCTGATGCTTGGGAGCCAATTAGTAATGAACAGTCAGGTGTGGCCTCTCCTGCCACCAGTTCATATGTCATGGCTGTCGGGACTGAGGGAGGATATGACCCAAATTCAGCAGCTCAATTCCTGTcacaacagcaacagcagcagcagtatcaGAACCAATTACAGCAGATCCAGACCCTGCACCAGATCCATCAATACCAGCAGCAACAGCTCCTGCAGtatcaacaacagcaacag ATGTTGGAGCAAAGACTACAGAGTGCAACTCAGTCTTTACAAGCTACTCCCAACAGCACCATCCACAGCCTGCCGCCCCTCACTCACCCGCCATTAGTGGATCTGTGGGGGGCAGTGCAGACAGAGGCCTATCAGGCAGACATGGTGGGCTACATGGGTATGCCTGTAGCAGTAGATGGAAATCTAACAGCCCCCACAGAGGAGGTGACAACAGATCGCTCACCTTTACTGGAAGCCCAGGAGGAGGAAGAGATCAAA GAGGAAGAGGTAACGTTATGTATGGAACCAGAACCAGTAACATTAATTCCATCTCCAGTAACGCAGGAAGTGACCTCGACGGGAGGAAGCAGTCCAGGTCAAGCCCCTGGAGAATCCAGCACAGAGCGCAAGgtgtttgatgtctcgccatctGTAATTGAAGAGCTTGAGGAAAAGGAGGAGTCCGAATCATCGTCTGTAGACACCACGGCAACCAACTAA
- the LOC109105722 gene encoding auxin response factor 19-like isoform X8: MGCIGSRTLTTDGVPVQKDGEQPSPASSKPSISSSFLFSVPFFSLECLPSFQLSMEDTTSILPRLKKRNSNAYGIGALAKSSLTGVSGVTRSMKDKVTKPTAMAQGRVAHMIEWQSWGMQTVGVGGSGTGRTSSLHLQQERKLENDAYSDLSDGEKEARFAAGVLQQFAISEATLLAWSSMDGESTSVGSNQGSIAHLSEANQESITSRDQIVHHSSAEVWPHNYVSQGLYCLSSSDAWEPISNEQSGVASPATSSYVMAVGTEGGYDPNSAAQFLSQQQQQQQYQNQLQQIQTLHQIHQYQQQQLLQYQQQQQMLEQRLQSATQSLQATPNSTIHSLPPLTHPPLVDLWGAVQTEAYQADMVGYMGMPVAVDGNLTAPTEEVTTDRSPLLEAQEEEEIK, translated from the exons CAACAGATGGAGTTCCCGTGCAGAAGGATGGGGAACAG CCGTCTCCTGCTTCATCAAAACCATCTATTTCTTCATCCTTCCTATTTTCTGTCCCATTTTTCTCTCTTGAATGCCTTCCTTCATTTCAGTTGTCCATGGAGGACACAACCTCAATCCTCCCTCGACTGAAGAAGCGGAACTCCAATGCCTATGGAATCGGCGCTCTGGCTAAGTCCTCTCTGACAGGTGTGTCAG GAGTGACTCGCTCTATGAAGGACAAGGTGACAAAGCCAACAGCGATGGCCCAGGGGCGTGTGGCCCACATGATTGAGTGGCAGAGCTGGGGCATGCAGACGGTGGGTGTGGGGGGCAGTGGAACGGGACGCACCTCCAGTCTGCACCTCCAACAAGAGCGCAAGCTGGAGAATGACGCATACAGCGACCTCAGTGATGGAGAGAAGGAGGCTCGCTTCGCTGCAG GTGTGCTTCAGCAGTTTGCGATCTCTGAGGCAACGCTGCTGGCCTGGAGCTCTATGGACGGCGAGAGCACAAGTGTTGGATCTAATCAGGGAAGCATAGCCCACCTGAGCGAGGCCAACCAGGAAAGCATTACCAGCCGAG acCAGATAGTGCACCATTCTTCTGCAGAGGTGTGGCCTCACAATTACGTCTCCCAGGGTCTTTATTGCCTTTCTTCCTCTGATGCTTGGGAGCCAATTAGTAATGAACAGTCAGGTGTGGCCTCTCCTGCCACCAGTTCATATGTCATGGCTGTCGGGACTGAGGGAGGATATGACCCAAATTCAGCAGCTCAATTCCTGTcacaacagcaacagcagcagcagtatcaGAACCAATTACAGCAGATCCAGACCCTGCACCAGATCCATCAATACCAGCAGCAACAGCTCCTGCAGtatcaacaacagcaacag ATGTTGGAGCAAAGACTACAGAGTGCAACTCAGTCTTTACAAGCTACTCCCAACAGCACCATCCACAGCCTGCCGCCCCTCACTCACCCGCCATTAGTGGATCTGTGGGGGGCAGTGCAGACAGAGGCCTATCAGGCAGACATGGTGGGCTACATGGGTATGCCTGTAGCAGTAGATGGAAATCTAACAGCCCCCACAGAGGAGGTGACAACAGATCGCTCACCTTTACTGGAAGCCCAGGAGGAGGAAGAGATCAAA TAA